Below is a genomic region from Dechloromonas denitrificans.
CCTCGGGTGCGCCCATGGCACTGTGATCCACAACATGGATGTAGAGCAGATCGAGCTTATTCAGTTCGTCGATCAGATGCAGGTACAAGTCATCCATCTCTGCATCCGGCACCTGAGCGTTGAATACGCCATAAGGCGAAATCCGCATGCCGACGCGCTCGGCGCCAATCGCTGCAACACTCGCCTTGGCAACTTCGACAGCGAAGCGGATACGGTTGGCGACGCTACCGCCCCAGCGATCATTCCGCTGATTGGCGGCGGTATTGAGAAACTGGTCGATCAGATAGCCATTCGCCGCATGTAATTCGACACCATCGAAGCCGGCCTGCATGGCGAGTTTGGCCGAGGCGGCATATTCGGCGATGCTCTGCGCAATGTCCGCCTCGCTCATTTCACGTGGCACGGGATGCGGCTGCATGCCGTCCGCATCGGTCCAGATTTCTCCCGGAACAGCGACCGCCGAGGGCGCCAGGACGCTGGCACCGAGCGGCAGATTGGCGGGATGGCTGACCCGTCCGGCATGCATCAGTTGTACGAAAATTCGGCCGCCAGCTTGATGGACGCCACCTGTCACACGTTTCCAGCCCTTTACCTGTTCCTCGTTGAACAGTCCGGGAATGCGAGCATAGCCAAGGCCGTTGGGTGATGGTGCAGTACCTTCGGTAATGATCAGTCCGGCTTCTGCCCGCAAGCGGTAATACTGTTCCATCAGGGCGTTGGGCAGGTTGCCAATGGCGCGACTGCGCGTCAGCGGCGCCATGACGATACGGTTTTTCAGCGGCAGGCTGCCGAGTTGGGTAGGAGAAAATAGTGTGCGGCTCATGAAAGTTTCCTCGGTATTTAGTTCAGATGGAAGGTTGCGTTGCTGACAGCGAAAGCAGGCGTGGTGCAGGCTGACTGGTTTGCATTGCGGCAAAGAGCTCCGTGCGCGCCGCGTCGAATCGATCCCAGAGACCGGGATCAGCCATGGACGGCAAAGTGACCAACTCGCCCAGGTCGAAACCGGCCAGGGCTGCATCGACGAGATGCTCGACCGACATCACCGTTTCAGGCGCCAATGCGACCAGCGGCACGCCAGCGATATCCCACAGGTCGGTGGCGGTGGCAGCAGGCAGCACCACTTGAATCCGGATGCCGGTATTCGCCAGCTCCTGCTGCAGACCGCGACTGAAATTGAGCACGAAACCCTTGGTGCCGCTATACACGGAGCTCACCGGCAGCGCATGCAACGACAATGCCGAGGCGATGTTGATAATGACACCATCGTTGCGTTCCTTGAACGCAGGCAGGATGGCATGCGTCAGGCGGGTCAGCGCCGTGATGTTCAATGCAATCTGCGACAACGAGTCTTTGATCGGTGTTTCGGCAACAGGGCTCAATCTGGCAACACCGGCGTTGTTGACCAATACCCGGATGGCGGGATTAGCGGCGAGCACGGTTTCCAGACGCGTCAGATCGTCTTCCCTCTCAAGGTCTGCGACGAGCGTTTCAGCCTTGATGCCGCAAGCCTGCTCAAGCCTTGCGGCGAGACTCTGCAGGCGCTCGCCGCGCCTGGCGACGAGCAGGAGGTCATAGCCTCGGCGGGCCAGACGATCGGCATAGACCGATCCGATGCCGGAAGAGGCGCCGGTAACAACAGCGATTTTTGTAGATGGGGGCATGGTTTTACGTCCTTAAAATTAATTGCCTGTCTCGGCCGGTTTGCTACGCAGAAACTTCATCTTCAACACAGTTGGATGACAACCTTGCCCTTGGCATGCCCCTGGGCAAGATAGGCCAGAGCATCCTGTGCTTGCTCAAACGGAAACACCTGGTCGATCACCGGCCGGATACGGTCGGCTTCGAGAAGTTTGCCGATTTCGCCGAGTTGGGTGCCATCGGGGCGCGTGAACAGAAATGAGTAGGAAATGTCCCGCTTTTTGGCCAGCCGCATGATCTTGCGGCTCATCAAACCGAACACGAATCTCAGGACGAAGTTGAGCTGTCGAGCACGAGCAAATGCGGCATCCAGCGGACCAACCAGGGAAACGATGGCGCCCCCCGGCTTGACGATGCCGAGCGATTTCTCGATCGCATCCCCCCTGACCGTACCGAGTACTGCATCGTAGCCGCGCAGTACCTTCTCGAATGCCTGCCTCTTGTAGTCGACCACCTCATCAGCACCGAGGCTGAGCACCAGTTCGACGTTTCCCGTACTGGTCGTCGTTCCCACCTTGGCACCGAGATGCTTGGCCAACTGGATGGCAAATGTGCCAATACCGCCGGAACCCGCCGGGATGAACACCTTCTGCCCGGCCCGAAGCGTGGCACGCTCCCGCAGCGCTTGCCACGAGGTGAGTCCAACCATCGGGATCGATGCCGCCTGCACGAAATCGAGATTGGCTGGTTTAAGCGCGGCAAGATGCTCAGGCACCACCGCGAACTCGGCGATAGCGCCGGTACCCAGATCGAAGATATTGGCGAAGATGGCATCACCCGGCTTGAAGCGGGTCACGTTGCTGCCGACCTTGGTTACAACACCGGCCAGATCGCTGCCCAGCGTGGCCGGCAGTTGAAAATGCAGGACCGGCTTGAACATTCCCGTCGTGATCATGTTGTCGATGGGGTTCACACTCGCAGCGTGGACTTGTACCAGCAGCTCATCGGCCTTCAGCGTGGGAAGGGGAACATCGGCAATACCGATTTCGGGCGACTTGCCATAGCGTTTGAAGGTGAGTGCTTTCATTGTTTGGGCTTTCATTTTCATCCAATCAGATCAGTCGGCGAGGAAGCCCAGAACCGCAGGGACAAAGGCCCGATGGTGCTGAAAGACGCCACCGTGTCCGGCATCCGGATAGATCGTCAGCTGGGCATTTGGCAAACGGCGCGCCATGTCGGCCGAAAGACTGCTGGCCACCATCAGGTCACGGTCGCCATTGGCGACGAAAACGGGTTGCTTGATGACCGAGAGATCATCGGGCGCACTCAGCCCTGCCGTTCTAATCGCCTGTAACTGCGCCCGTCGGGCCTGCAGGGAAATCGGCTTGTCGCGGTTCTCGTTACGCTCCTTCAGCCGGGCGAAATAGTCTTTGGCGGCACGCTTGCCCTCCGGGGTGCGGGGGAAAAACAGGAAGTTCCTCGGATCGCTCAGCGTCAGCGCCGCCTTGAGATAAGCGATGACTGCAACTCGGTTGATCTCGTCGATCCCGCCGCCGCCCCGAGGCCCGGTTCCGGCCAGGATCATCCGACGTACCAGGTCGGGAGCCTGCAAGGTAATCATTTGTGCGACACCACCGCCCAGGGAAAAACCGAGCAGGTCGACCTGCTTGTATCCCAGGCCCCGGATGAAGGCGATGGCATCCCGCCCCATTTTCTCGATGGTCGACGGCACCAATCCTCCTGAAGCACCGACCCCGCGGTTGTCAAAGGCGATCACCCGACGCTGGACGGCAATGCCGTCGATCACCCGCGGATCCCAGTCATCGAGCACCGCCATCAGATGGTGCAGGAAGATCAGCGGCACACCAGAATCGGGGCCAAGTTCGCGATAGGCGAAAGGCACGCCGTTGACATCAATCGTGCGGGTCGGGACATCTTTCCACTTCATATTGCTCATCTGAGGCGCCACCAAGGTGGTCCCGATATCGTTCTTGCCCATAACAAAATCTCCGTACAAGGTGGATTGCCTGCCACCAAAGTGTTACTATCAATTTGAAACGAACAATACTACCAATTTGATAGTTAGTCACTACTTAAATAGTATGAACAATAAAAATACTTGCAATGACCCCTGTCCGATCGCGCGCAGCCTCGCTTTCCTGGGTGACGCATGGAGCATCCTGATCCTGCGCGATGCCAATGGCGGGCTGACACGCTTTGACCAGTTCCGGAAAAGCTTGGGCATCGCCCCAACGATGCTGACCCGCCGGCTGGCGACACTGACGGAGGAAGGGCTGCTGGAGAAACGGCGTTACTCGGAACATCCACCGCGCGAGGAATATCTGCTGACGGCTGCCGGTCGCGATTTCCTGCCGGTACTCTTCATGATTGGCAGTTGGGGACGCCAATACCGGGGTAGCGGCAAGCTGGTCCGTTTCCTGGATGCTGAAACGGGAACCGAAATTAAAGCCGTGGCGGTCGATGAAGTGACCGGTGCGAAGATCGGGACTCGTCCCATGCGCATGGTCACGCCAGATGAAAGCTGATTGGCCGACCGCTATCGAGGAATAGCTGCGCTCGGGATAGCTTTTTCCCGGCATCAACGAGCCACCCGAATTCGGCCCACACATAAAAAAGCCCGACGGTCATCCCGTCGGGCTGGGTACATCAATCAAGCACAGAAACTCAAACCATCATCAACACCGACTTCTGCTCCAGATAGGCGTCGAGCGCAGCACGCCCCATCTCCTTGCCGAAGCCGGACTGCTTGTAGCCGCCGAAGGGTAGCGCCGGATCAAGCATGTTGTGGCAGTTGACCCAGACAGTGCCCGACTTGATCTTGGGAATCAGGCGATGCACGCGCGACAGGTCGTTCGACCAGATACTGGCACCGAGACCGAAGGGCGTGTCGTTGGCCAGCGCAGCCACCTCGTCGAGATCGTCGTAAGGCATGGCGACGACGACCGGTCCGAAAATTTCTTCCTGGACGACGCGGGCTTTCTGGTCGACCTTGGCCAGCACGGTCGGCTGGACAAAGTAACCGAGGCTGCCGGC
It encodes:
- a CDS encoding SDR family NAD(P)-dependent oxidoreductase — protein: MPPSTKIAVVTGASSGIGSVYADRLARRGYDLLLVARRGERLQSLAARLEQACGIKAETLVADLEREDDLTRLETVLAANPAIRVLVNNAGVARLSPVAETPIKDSLSQIALNITALTRLTHAILPAFKERNDGVIINIASALSLHALPVSSVYSGTKGFVLNFSRGLQQELANTGIRIQVVLPAATATDLWDIAGVPLVALAPETVMSVEHLVDAALAGFDLGELVTLPSMADPGLWDRFDAARTELFAAMQTSQPAPRLLSLSATQPSI
- a CDS encoding alpha/beta fold hydrolase, whose translation is MGKNDIGTTLVAPQMSNMKWKDVPTRTIDVNGVPFAYRELGPDSGVPLIFLHHLMAVLDDWDPRVIDGIAVQRRVIAFDNRGVGASGGLVPSTIEKMGRDAIAFIRGLGYKQVDLLGFSLGGGVAQMITLQAPDLVRRMILAGTGPRGGGGIDEINRVAVIAYLKAALTLSDPRNFLFFPRTPEGKRAAKDYFARLKERNENRDKPISLQARRAQLQAIRTAGLSAPDDLSVIKQPVFVANGDRDLMVASSLSADMARRLPNAQLTIYPDAGHGGVFQHHRAFVPAVLGFLAD
- a CDS encoding alkene reductase, which encodes MSRTLFSPTQLGSLPLKNRIVMAPLTRSRAIGNLPNALMEQYYRLRAEAGLIITEGTAPSPNGLGYARIPGLFNEEQVKGWKRVTGGVHQAGGRIFVQLMHAGRVSHPANLPLGASVLAPSAVAVPGEIWTDADGMQPHPVPREMSEADIAQSIAEYAASAKLAMQAGFDGVELHAANGYLIDQFLNTAANQRNDRWGGSVANRIRFAVEVAKASVAAIGAERVGMRISPYGVFNAQVPDAEMDDLYLHLIDELNKLDLLYIHVVDHSAMGAPEVSPELKARLRAAFKGQYILSGGYDVTRANADLDAQRGDLVAFGRPFISNPDLVAKLKSGQELVAPDFATFYTPGEKGYTDY
- a CDS encoding winged helix-turn-helix transcriptional regulator, giving the protein MNNKNTCNDPCPIARSLAFLGDAWSILILRDANGGLTRFDQFRKSLGIAPTMLTRRLATLTEEGLLEKRRYSEHPPREEYLLTAAGRDFLPVLFMIGSWGRQYRGSGKLVRFLDAETGTEIKAVAVDEVTGAKIGTRPMRMVTPDES
- a CDS encoding NADP-dependent oxidoreductase, with translation MKAQTMKALTFKRYGKSPEIGIADVPLPTLKADELLVQVHAASVNPIDNMITTGMFKPVLHFQLPATLGSDLAGVVTKVGSNVTRFKPGDAIFANIFDLGTGAIAEFAVVPEHLAALKPANLDFVQAASIPMVGLTSWQALRERATLRAGQKVFIPAGSGGIGTFAIQLAKHLGAKVGTTTSTGNVELVLSLGADEVVDYKRQAFEKVLRGYDAVLGTVRGDAIEKSLGIVKPGGAIVSLVGPLDAAFARARQLNFVLRFVFGLMSRKIMRLAKKRDISYSFLFTRPDGTQLGEIGKLLEADRIRPVIDQVFPFEQAQDALAYLAQGHAKGKVVIQLC